The Lactuca sativa cultivar Salinas chromosome 2, Lsat_Salinas_v11, whole genome shotgun sequence genome includes a window with the following:
- the LOC111879884 gene encoding uncharacterized protein LOC111879884 gives MVMEKQSTNEGDDLKWTCPLSSNGNYQVNTLRRKLDSCSSVDIGRFEWVKEIPIKVSTFIWRAKQERIPTSVALSKRGVNVTSTMCYHCGEVEETSDHMLIQCSYAKTIMKWILKWCNIQPENFSTVHDTLDYASNWGNCPKKKRRLLGIFYGTMWSIWKSRNDRVFNNKRLQPTKLMDIIMSTLFIWVKYKGKCDSIRWSDWCLNPFIGL, from the coding sequence ATGGTAATGGAAAAACAATCAACAAACGAAGGTGATGATTTGAAATGGACTTGCCCTCTTAGTAGCAATGGCAATTATCAAGTCAACACATTAAGGAGAAAATTAGACAGTTGCAGTTCTGTTGATATCGGGAGGttcgaatgggtgaaggagattCCAATCAAGGTGTCGACTTTTATATGGCGAGCAAAACAGGAGCGCATTCCGACATCTGTCGCTTTATCAAAACGAGGTGTCAATGTAACCTCCACAATGTGTTATCACTGTGGAGAGGTAGAAGAAACATCAGATCATATGTTGATTCAATGCTCTTATGCAAAAACGATAATGAAATGGATCTTAAAATGGTGCAACATTCAGCCTGAAAATTTTTCCACGGTTCACGATACACTCGATTATGCATCAAATTGGGGGAATTGTCCAAAGAAAAAAAGGAGATTGCTGGGAATTTTCTATGGAACTATGTGGAGTATTTGGAAGTCACGGAATGATAGAGTGTTCAATAACAAAAGGCTGCAACCGACGAAATTGATGGATATCATTATGTCGACACTGTTCATTTGGGTCAAATATAAAGGAAAATGTGATTCGATTCGGTGGTCAGATTGGTGTTTAAACCCTTTTATCGGGTTGTAA